Proteins from a genomic interval of Eschrichtius robustus isolate mEscRob2 chromosome 9, mEscRob2.pri, whole genome shotgun sequence:
- the LOC137769680 gene encoding trace amine-associated receptor 1, whose translation MMSFCHNIINISCVKTSWSNDVRASLYSLMVLIILTTVVGNLIVIISISHFKQLHTPTNWLIHSMATVDFLLGCLVMPYSMVRSVEHCWYFGEGFCKIHTSTDIMLSSASIFHLSFISIDRYYAVCDPLRYKTKINILVIFVMIFISWSIPALFAFGMIFLELNFKGAEEMYYKHIHCIGSCSVFFSKTSGVLAFMTSFYIPGSIMICIYCRIYFIAKGQARSINDANQKFRIGLEEKNGISRSKERKATKTLGIVMGVFLTCWCPFFVCTVMDPFLDYTIPPILNDALIWFGYLNSTLNPMVYAFFYPWFRRALKMILFGKIFQKDSSRCKLFLELNP comes from the coding sequence ATGATGTCCTTTTGCCACAATATAATTAATATCTCCTGTGTGAAAACCAGCTGGTCGAATGATGTCCGTGCTTCCCTGTACAGTTTAATGGTGCTCATAATTCTGACCACAGTGGTTGGCAATCTAATAGTTATTATTTCTATATCACACTTCAAGCAACTTCATACCCCAACTAATTGGCTCATTCATTCCATGGCCACTGTGGACTTTCTGCTGGGGTGCCTGGTCATGCCTTATAGTATGGTGAGATCCGTTGAGCACTGCTGGTATTTTGGAGAAGGCTTCTGTAAAATTCACACCAGCACTGATATTATGCTGAGCTCAGCATCAATTTTTCATTTATCCTTCATTTCCATTGACCGCTACTATGCTGTGTGTGACCCACTGAGATACAAAACTAAGATCAACATCTTGGTTATTTTTGTGATGATCTTCATTAGTTGGAGTATTCCTGCTCTTTTTGCATTTGGAATGATCTTTCTGGAGCTAAACTTCAAAGGAGCTGAAGAGATGTATTACAAACACATTCACTGCATAGGGAGTTGCTCTGTCTTCTTCAGCAAAACATCTGGGGTTCTGgcctttatgacttctttctatATACCTGGCTCTATTATGATATGCATCTATTGTAGAATATATTTCATAGCGAAAGGGCAGGCAAGATCAATTAATGATGCAAATCAGAAGTTTCGAATTGggttggaagagaaaaatggaatctcacgaagcaaagaaaggaaagctACGAAGACTTTAGGGATTGTGATGGGAGTTTTCTTAACATGCTGGTGTCCTTTCTTTGTCTGCACGGTCATGGATCCTTTCCTGGACTATACTATTCCACCCATCCTGAACGATGCATTGATTTGGTTTGGCTACTTGAATTCCACTTTAAATCCAATggtttatgcatttttctatccCTGGTTCAGAAGAGCACTGAAGATGATTCTATTTGGTAAAATTTTCCAAAAAGATTCATCTAGATGTAAgttatttttagaattaaatcCATAG